One segment of Pseudophryne corroboree isolate aPseCor3 unplaced genomic scaffold, aPseCor3.hap2 scaffold_1447, whole genome shotgun sequence DNA contains the following:
- the LOC134997591 gene encoding gastrula zinc finger protein XlCGF26.1-like, producing MYVTDIKAEDIEGEEEMYVTDIKAEDIEGEEETYVTDIKEEDIEGEEETYVTDMKAEDIAGEEETYVTDMKGEEETYVRGDQQCKEEEIPTDISTADGHTIRNISEGHLMLSPDCDIKDNDSRQDFPGDNPITPIKHPARSADPSDPGKCSPDHSDIGVSVTALPVDTVFPCSIDAKCFTQKTKLITHQPAKAGEKPFLCSECGKCFTYKSALVTHQRRHTGEKPFPCAECGKCFTQKSQLVTHQRSHTGERPFPCSECGKCFTYKSNLDAHKRNHTGTSPFPCSECGKYFACKSQLVAHQRSHTGEKPFPCSECGKCFVWKSQLVIHQRSHTGEKPFPCSDCGKCFARKSVLVTHQRSHTGENLFPCSECGKCFVWKSQLVIHQRSHTGENLFPCSECGKCFAQKSDLVSHNRSHTGEKPISCSECGKCFTRQSHLVIHHRSHTGEKPFPCPECGICFAHKSNLVFHQRNHTGEKPFSCSECAKCYTQKSQLVRHQRSHTGENPITCSECGKCFTWKSQLVKHQRSHTGEQPFPCSECGKCFAHKSYLIKHQRTHTGEKPFSCSECGKCFTQKSHLVTHQRSHTGEKSFPCAECGKCFTRKFQLVTHQRRHTGEKPF from the exons atgtatgtgactgatataaaggcagaagatatagagggagaagaagagatgtatgtgactgatataaaggcagaagatatagagggagaagaagagacgtatgtgactgatataaaggaagaagatatagagggagaagaagagacgtatgtgactgatatgaaggcagaagatatagcgggagaagaagagacgtatgtgactgatatgaagggagaagaagagacgtatgtgaggggtgatcagcagtgtaaggaggaggagatccctacagatatcagcacag cagatggacacacaatcaggaatatctcagaaggacatctaatgttatccccggattgtgacataaaagataatgacagcagacaggattttccaggagataaccccattaccccaattaaacATCCAGCtcgatcagctgatccctctgatcctgggaaatgttctcctgatcactctgatattggtgtatCTGTTACAGCACtgccagtagatacagtgtttccctgttctatagatgccaaatgttttacacagaaaacaaagcttattacccatcagccagctaaggcaggtgagaagccatttctatgttctgagtgtggaaaatgttttacatacaaatcagctcttgttacacatcagagaagacacacaggtgagaagccatttccatgtgctgagtgcgggaaatgttttacccagaaatcacaacttgttacacatcagcgaagtcacacaggtgagaggccatttccatgttctgagtgtgggaaatgttttacatacaaatcaaatcttgatgcacataagagaaatcacacaggtacatcaccatttccatgttctgagtgtgggaaatattttgcatgtaaatcacaacttgttgcacatcagagaagtcacacaggtgagaaaccatttccatgttctgagtgtgggaaatgttttgtatggaaatcacaacttgttatacatcagcgaagtcacacaggtgagaagccatttccatgttctgactgtggaaaatgttttgcacggaaatcagttcttgttacacatcagagaagtcacacaggtgagaatctatttccatgttctgagtgtgggaaatgttttgtatggaaatcacaacttgttatacatcagcgaagtcacacaggtgagaatctatttccatgttctgagtgtgggaaatgttttgcacagaaatcagatctggttagtcataaccgaagtcacacaggtgagaagccaatttcttgctctgagtgtgggaaatgttttacccggcaatcacatcttgttatacatcacagaagtcacacaggtgagaagccatttccatgtcctgagtgtgggatatgttttgcacacaaatcaaatcttgtttttcatcagagaaatcacacaggtgagaagccattttcttgctctgagtgcgcgaAATGTTATactcagaaatcacaacttgttagacatcagagaagtcacacaggtgagaatccaattacttgctctgagtgtgggaaatgttttacatggaaatcacaacttgttaaacatcagagaagtcacacaggtgagcagccgtttccatgttctgagtgtgggaaatgttttgcacataaatcatatcttattaaacatcagagaactcacacaggtgagaagccattttcttgctctgagtgtgggaaatgttttacacaaaaatcacatcttgttacacatcagcgaagtcacacaggtgagaagtcatttccatgtgctgagtgtgggaaatgttttacacggaaatttcaacttgttacacaccagagaagacacaccggtgagaagccattttaa